A region of the Leishmania major strain Friedlin complete genome, chromosome 19 genome:
GAGATGCACCGCATTCAGCTTGAGCCTGCCATAATgtcagccgccaccgcccgaGCAGCAGTGCAAGTGGTGAAAGGCGAGGACAATGATgacgagggcggcggagagggacGCGCCGCCACGGGTGTTGCGTACGTAAATGCAAAGGGggccagcgacggcagtgACGACGGGAAGGCCACTCACAGTCCTCAGaaccgcggcagcagcggcgtcgacaaGAGTAGTGCCGTGAAGTTAGAGAATGGCATTGGCGGTACGCATGCACGAGGCATCTACGCACACTTTCGCGGCGCCTCAGCCATGGCCGCAACGGCTTCATGCCCCGCGGGCGCGCACGTGAGAGCACtcccgcacacgcagaggcacCGCGCCGGTGATGTGCTGCAACGCATGATGGCCGTCCTCCTTGACCACTACGAGACACATGGCGTTTACGCGGCGCCCAtaacggcagcagcgccctcGCTCTCCACCGAAGCGGAGGGGGCTACCCTTCAGCGAGttcctgccgctgcgtggACGCCGCAAAACGTCGTTCTcttccgcctccttcgcggGGCGGTGATGCTGTGCGAAGACAGAGATGaaccggcagcggcgcgggagCTGAAAGAAGCCACACACTTTGCGAAGCGGCATCTTGGCGTCCTTCACCCGTACGTGGCCGAtgggctggcgctgctggcaaGCGCGTACGCTTCGCTCGATGTGGACGCTGTACCGAGCGGCGATAGCCACACTCACGGCGAgccctccagctccgccactTCACCGTCGCCACAGCAGGTGACGGGAGGTGCAGCTCGAACACGGAAGGTAGCGGTGCAGGTCgccatgcgctgcagctgcatgGCGCTGGCCTCCCTCTACGCAACGTCGGCGGCCAACGGCAGCGATAGCGTCGATGCTGCTGGAACGACGacggcacagcagccgcagcagcagacgacGCCTTTCTCCACCATCGGAGCACGTCTTCGGGAATGGTGGGGCAGCCAAGTCCTCCACGGCTtgtgtggcagcagcagcggtgggtACAATGCAAATGCGGTTCAGCAACTGCGGCTTCTGTTCGGTTGGCTCCCGGGGTCGGCAGAGTATTGCTTCTCGTAAAAACAGCTGTCTGCGAACAGGTCACGCACGCTCACCCACTCACGTACGTCACCGACACCAATCTTGTGAGTTGATTCCGTCACTTTCCGGGAGCGTTGATCACTCTGCAgttgtatatgtgtgtgtctctggaATGCAGTCTGCGTGCACTCGCAGCGACTCACCTacgcgtgcatgtgcacgtCCGCGCCAGGGCCAGCGCTGACTGACAGCTTCGCCggttctccctccccccctcccccttcacctTGCTTTCCTCTTAAGTTTGATGTGTTTCTCTTCTTGAGTCGCCCTTGATCCACTCGTCCGcagtgctggtgctgctgtagTGGCTATTGTTGCTGTTGTGGCCACcccagcaacggcggcagcagggtGAACACGCAAGAAGCGGAAAGACTCCACGAGGTGAAGGACATCAGGTACGTCCGCTTGTTTCGTTGGCTGCGGCCGgaccccacccacacccacacacacacacacacgcacgcacacgctgcccTCTATTTTCTCGCCTCACTGTTTAGCCAAAGAAAAGCGTGCCAAGATAGCTGATTTCGAAGAACCAAGCTCGACAATGCGAAGACAGCAAGCTcttccccgccccccccctcccccctccgacctgtgtatgtgtgtgtgggggggaggcggggtACATTCGCTGCCTCACTTGGCTGGTGGTCGTcgtgcacatacacacacacactaccCGCCCACCCTCCTCACCCTCACAAACTGAAGCGCACGGAGTGGGGTGGacttgttttttttttttgaatGCCAGTGAGAACCCCGTCGATCCCCTATGTCGTGCTGTTCTGCTTTCCTCTCACTGCACACCTGgctcacccaccccctccccgctcccGCCACCAACACGAACGGCATCGTCACCACCCCTCAGCTTTTATAAACGGgcatgcatgcacacccCAATCTCGGCTCTTCTCCGACAGGGTCCCGCGTGCGCTTCTTTGTCCTTTGTCTCGCCCCTCCGCCACACAtatccacacacacacacacacacttctcCACCCATTTGTGAGCAGACACCTGTAGCCATCCCATACCCTGTGCTAAGTAGCGCACGCTCGCATAAGCTCTCGTCCTCTTCATCTtcggacacacacacacgccgtcaacactccctccctccctccccccactccCCCATCATTGAAGGAGCGCGCGGGCACAATGTTCGAGAGCAACCTCCTCTCGCAAATCAACACcgcgtcaccgctgccgacaGTGGTTGAGGTGCAGTTCACCACCAGCATCAACCAGTCCCTCTACAAGGCATTCCAGTTTGCGCACACGCTGCTCGCGGAGAAGAGTGACCgggcggctgtgctgctgccttgGAGTGATGAGATATATTTGGCTGTGTCGGGGATGCTGGAGCGGCTGATGCTGGAGCACGCCGACACCACCTTCTCCGAGATGATATTTGCCCTGCGTCGCGCGGAGGTCGACGGgccgctcgccgctgccccgcCACTGTCCTCGTCAtccgccgctgcatccgGGCCATCGTCACCAGGCCGCAGGCCTGGTGCGCGTAGTCGGTACCTtcgctggctgctgctggggccACCACCGGTGACCACTCCGGAAGAGCGCGCCATGAACTTCATCAACGACGGTGTCTcctcgcagctgcgcgttCACGCGAGCGCACCGGCAGAtaccgccgtcgcggcgatCGCGTCGCCGGACATGGCGACGCCCACTCCACTCATGGATGCTGTCGCCACAGACGCGGCGGAGGCTGTGGGGAacgcggcggaggccgcggcgctctcgcAGCTGAAGTCCGTCGAGCTTCTCAAGGCGGAGCACGCTCCGTACGGCTACCTGCGCTTCAAGACACTTAGCCGTCGCAACAAGGtcatctccctcctcctcttgaCGCTCAAGCCTTACCTGGAACGAAAGGCGGAGCAGTGGTACGTGCGCAACACCGACACTTCCGttgacgccgtcgccatgcGGAACGCTTATGCTTACCGCTACCCGCACCGAGCGGCCCTCTTGCACTTCCTCGCGAAGTACGTCTACCCG
Encoded here:
- a CDS encoding putative peroxisome assembly protein, which translates into the protein MFESNLLSQINTASPLPTVVEVQFTTSINQSLYKAFQFAHTLLAEKSDRAAVLLPWSDEIYLAVSGMLERLMLEHADTTFSEMIFALRRAEVDGPLAAAPPLSSSSAAASGPSSPGRRPGARSRYLRWLLLGPPPVTTPEERAMNFINDGVSSQLRVHASAPADTAVAAIASPDMATPTPLMDAVATDAAEAVGNAAEAAALSQLKSVELLKAEHAPYGYLRFKTLSRRNKVISLLLLTLKPYLERKAEQWYVRNTDTSVDAVAMRNAYAYRYPHRAALLHFLAKYVYPIYHVMKQGSRFLYMMCFLLEMTPYTSPLHRVFGIALRRSTLEDSLATGPRAQRALLVARVVLILVFCGFRLLDFTRNADGASSPRQIREEGLPIPPPPVLGSDVPLPEDRSSLPKAGECPVCRRHVTNAAVCLTSGIVGCYPCLQGYVREQRTCPATHQSMGVEQIRRVFEC